One region of Chlamydia psittaci 6BC genomic DNA includes:
- the rimO gene encoding 30S ribosomal protein S12 methylthiotransferase RimO — translation MSTKEQFFFKGATSKNKIHFISLGCSRNLVDSEVMLGILLKAGYEATELLQEADYLILNTCGFLKAARDESTDYLQRIIDKKKETAKIILTGCMVSKHKEELKPWLPYVHYVLGSGDVEHILSAIESKESGEKLSSKSYLEMGEVPRKLSTPKHYAYLKIAEGCRKRCAFCIIPTIKGGLRSKPLEQVIKEFRLLLKMGVKEVILIAQDLGDYGKDLSKDRKSCLHSVLREMLKEPGDYWIRMLYLYPDEVDDTIIDLMEKDRRLLPYVDIPLQHINNRILKKMLRTTSREQILDLLTKLRTRIPHVYIRSSLIVGFPGETDEEFQELVDFVGEGWIDNLGIFSYSQEKGSLAAEMPYQIPQSVKSKRLKILSQTQKKNVEKHNKQFVGKTVEAVIDGYHPDSELLLTARFYGQAPEVDPCIIVNEARLVSGFGERYLIEITGYVGYDLVGRVVNKVPGE, via the coding sequence ATGTCAACTAAAGAACAGTTTTTTTTTAAAGGGGCAACCTCAAAAAATAAAATTCATTTTATTAGTTTAGGCTGCTCAAGGAACCTTGTAGATAGTGAGGTAATGCTCGGAATTTTATTAAAAGCTGGTTATGAAGCTACCGAACTCCTGCAAGAAGCGGATTATTTGATTTTGAATACTTGTGGGTTTTTAAAAGCTGCTCGAGATGAATCTACGGATTATCTTCAACGAATAATCGATAAGAAGAAAGAAACTGCCAAGATTATATTAACTGGTTGCATGGTTTCTAAGCATAAAGAAGAGTTAAAGCCTTGGCTCCCCTATGTACACTATGTTTTAGGTTCTGGAGATGTGGAACATATCTTATCTGCTATAGAGTCTAAGGAAAGTGGAGAAAAGTTATCTTCTAAAAGTTATTTAGAAATGGGGGAAGTACCTAGAAAATTATCCACACCGAAGCATTATGCCTATTTGAAAATAGCTGAGGGGTGTCGTAAGCGCTGTGCCTTCTGTATTATTCCTACCATTAAGGGAGGATTAAGAAGTAAACCTTTAGAGCAGGTGATTAAAGAATTTCGCTTATTGTTAAAAATGGGCGTTAAAGAAGTCATTCTCATTGCTCAAGATTTGGGTGACTATGGTAAAGATCTGTCTAAGGATCGCAAATCTTGCTTACATAGTGTATTAAGAGAGATGCTTAAGGAGCCGGGAGACTATTGGATTAGAATGCTCTATTTGTATCCTGATGAAGTAGATGATACCATTATTGATCTGATGGAAAAAGATCGTCGCCTACTCCCTTATGTTGATATTCCTCTTCAACACATCAATAATCGGATATTAAAAAAGATGTTAAGAACAACATCTAGAGAACAAATTTTAGACTTATTAACAAAGTTGCGTACACGCATTCCCCATGTCTATATTCGTTCGTCATTGATTGTTGGCTTCCCAGGAGAAACTGATGAAGAATTTCAGGAGCTCGTCGATTTTGTTGGAGAAGGATGGATCGATAATTTAGGTATCTTTTCTTATTCTCAAGAAAAAGGTTCTTTAGCTGCTGAAATGCCCTACCAAATCCCTCAGAGCGTAAAATCAAAAAGATTAAAGATCCTCTCTCAAACACAGAAGAAAAATGTTGAGAAACATAATAAGCAGTTTGTAGGGAAAACTGTGGAAGCTGTTATTGATGGCTACCATCCAGATAGTGAACTTTTACTCACAGCTCGTTTTTATGGTCAGGCTCCAGAAGTAGATCCTTGTATTATCGTGAATGAAGCGCGTTTAGTTTCGGGATTTGGAGAACGTTATCTCATCGAAATCACGGGATATGTAGGTTATGACTTGGTAGGTCGTGTTGTGAACAAAGTGCCCGGAGAATAA
- the rpmG gene encoding 50S ribosomal protein L33 — protein sequence MASKNREIIKLKSSESSDMYWTVKNKRKTTGRLELKKYDRKLRRHVIFKEAK from the coding sequence ATGGCTAGTAAGAACCGTGAAATCATTAAATTAAAAAGTTCTGAAAGTTCCGATATGTACTGGACTGTTAAAAATAAAAGAAAAACAACAGGTCGACTAGAACTCAAAAAATATGATAGAAAACTGCGTAGACACGTAATTTTCAAAGAAGCTAAGTAA
- a CDS encoding ABC transporter permease has translation MKLELLIAFKYLIPRRKRLSSAIVSIFSIGIISLVTWLSIVFISVIYGLEQRWIHDLSQLHSPVKIVPSSVYYDSYYYQIDRHADLSLYTTKTIGEKLASSLIDPYDPNLDYSLPENFPLPDQTSDGKLKDPVKIAFEVLNPYLGQNHAQLLEFEEGIGYVQMERMVDPNKTESRTFSQFIAYPSDEVYQNRVLPYEQTDYSSEILNPFNSSSEGWEQDFIHLQNTYRGASIILPVNYRDMGYRVGDKGGISIFSPETQKEIKHPVYVIGFYNPGLSPMGSKIVFIDMDLASQIRSESTGIGMHNGLHVFFPNTKLITPIKQQIEAILSQAGIQEYWEVSSLYDYQYFKPILDQLRSDQVLFLLISIIILIVACSNVVTMSILLVNNKKKEIGILKAMGTSSRSLKAIFGFCGAFSGGIGVVFGTALAVLTMKNLSIITQGLSYLQGREAFNSTFFGQGLPQEIHVPTIFILGLGTLVLAAISGLLPARKVAKMHVSDILKAE, from the coding sequence ATGAAATTAGAACTTCTAATTGCTTTTAAGTATCTAATACCAAGAAGAAAAAGATTATCTTCTGCCATTGTTTCTATATTTTCAATAGGCATTATTTCTTTAGTCACTTGGTTATCCATTGTTTTCATTTCTGTTATCTATGGTTTAGAACAACGTTGGATTCATGATCTTTCCCAGCTTCATTCTCCAGTAAAAATCGTTCCTTCATCTGTTTATTATGATTCCTATTACTATCAAATAGACAGACATGCTGACCTTTCTTTGTATACAACAAAGACAATAGGAGAAAAGCTCGCTTCCTCTCTTATAGATCCCTATGATCCAAATTTGGACTACTCTTTACCAGAAAACTTCCCTCTACCAGATCAAACTTCAGATGGGAAATTAAAGGATCCTGTAAAAATTGCTTTTGAAGTTCTTAATCCCTATCTAGGGCAAAATCACGCCCAACTTTTAGAGTTTGAAGAGGGCATTGGTTATGTACAGATGGAAAGGATGGTCGATCCTAACAAAACAGAATCGCGAACATTTTCTCAATTTATTGCCTATCCTTCTGATGAAGTGTATCAAAATCGCGTGCTTCCCTATGAACAAACAGATTATAGTTCCGAGATTTTAAACCCTTTTAATAGCTCTTCCGAAGGTTGGGAACAAGATTTTATACATTTGCAAAATACCTACCGAGGAGCTTCGATCATCTTACCTGTAAATTATCGCGATATGGGGTATCGCGTAGGAGATAAGGGGGGGATCAGTATTTTCTCCCCAGAAACTCAGAAAGAGATCAAACATCCTGTATATGTCATAGGCTTCTATAATCCTGGCTTATCTCCCATGGGAAGTAAAATTGTATTCATTGATATGGATCTAGCTTCTCAAATACGTTCAGAATCTACGGGAATCGGCATGCATAATGGCTTACATGTCTTCTTTCCAAACACTAAACTGATCACACCAATTAAACAGCAAATTGAAGCTATCTTAAGTCAAGCCGGTATACAGGAATATTGGGAAGTATCTTCTCTCTATGATTATCAATATTTCAAGCCTATTTTAGATCAACTACGTAGTGATCAAGTTCTATTTCTCTTGATCTCCATTATTATCCTGATCGTTGCTTGTTCCAATGTTGTAACTATGTCTATCCTCTTAGTAAATAATAAGAAGAAAGAAATAGGAATTCTTAAAGCTATGGGGACTTCTTCTCGTAGCTTAAAGGCTATTTTTGGTTTTTGTGGAGCATTCTCTGGAGGTATTGGTGTTGTTTTTGGAACAGCTTTGGCTGTTTTAACAATGAAAAATCTCTCAATAATTACTCAAGGCTTAAGTTACTTACAAGGCAGAGAAGCGTTTAACTCTACTTTCTTCGGTCAAGGTCTTCCTCAAGAAATACATGTGCCGACTATTTTCATACTCGGTTTAGGCACTTTAGTGTTAGCTGCTATTTCTGGATTATTACCAGCAAGAAAAGTCGCTAAAATGCATGTCTCTGACATTTTAAAAGCGGAATAG
- a CDS encoding ABC transporter ATP-binding protein, with protein sequence MPPLIQAKNLSKVVLQSNQDIEILRNVNFSLYPGEVVAITGASGNGKSTLLHLLGTLDTPSSGELLFLGKRKEHYNLSAFRNQHIGFIFQNFYLLEDDTVINNVLMPASIARQNIAKGSPAFKKALELIDSVGLSHRTHSRCCNLSGGEKQRVAIARALINNPAILLADEPSGNLDNQTSEYIHQLLLSQSHDSRGVLIVTHNKQLARQCHREGVLQNGELIF encoded by the coding sequence ATGCCTCCTCTTATTCAAGCAAAAAATCTGTCTAAGGTTGTTCTACAAAGCAATCAAGATATCGAAATATTACGTAATGTGAACTTTAGCTTATATCCTGGGGAGGTAGTTGCGATTACAGGCGCTTCAGGAAACGGGAAAAGCACGCTCCTTCATCTATTAGGCACACTAGATACACCGTCATCAGGAGAGCTCCTATTCCTAGGGAAAAGAAAAGAACACTACAATTTATCAGCATTTAGAAACCAACATATCGGTTTTATTTTTCAAAACTTCTACCTATTAGAAGATGATACTGTAATCAATAATGTGTTAATGCCTGCAAGCATTGCACGACAAAATATCGCTAAAGGATCTCCTGCATTTAAAAAAGCTCTCGAACTCATAGACTCTGTCGGCTTATCTCATAGAACGCACTCTCGCTGTTGCAACCTATCAGGAGGAGAAAAACAACGAGTCGCAATCGCAAGAGCACTGATAAACAATCCCGCAATTTTACTAGCTGATGAACCTTCGGGCAATTTGGACAATCAAACCTCTGAATACATCCATCAACTGCTTCTATCTCAATCTCATGATTCACGTGGAGTGCTTATTGTAACCCATAATAAGCAACTCGCACGTCAATGTCATCGTGAAGGGGTTTTACAAAATGGAGAACTGATTTTCTAA
- a CDS encoding DUF1389 domain-containing protein produces MPEIILHSLFKNDCRCHASYSFDKRVQDRMTIAIVMAVISSISLLLALIPAIIMSNPIGFIWVGIFGSIALALFVFAILTNYLRSNLPKGLKETFKDTYPPVFYDFIEKKQLTIQEIRLLLDALEQASLDRDMSFHNYLGRFTQKLKIALNKHGISEFVDSLEQIDLASLDLVLIQHCPLYWLRKFIQSASEIPERDFITGASYEEIASYWLGTSGCCHNAGTIFSENVYLLAQTVSKEDYEKFSFHVQNNDWNNEELSAEKQRVAEDCLELKREHDENAVVDDARFLSEMQNTLLEICTHGICWEQLNLVRCVSPDDWGYFCALDGNKQRIRKFAVPCLGEVSDEKHHLYEPMISLTTWQDIRALGLDKETLLNQGIRNPEDRLMNYFTRQARYHGSMDLLEQEVLERLPRYTLDFATGIKTTLS; encoded by the coding sequence ATGCCAGAAATTATTTTACATTCCCTTTTTAAAAACGATTGCCGTTGTCATGCTTCCTATTCGTTTGATAAGCGAGTTCAAGATCGTATGACTATAGCCATAGTTATGGCTGTTATTTCTTCTATCAGTTTGCTACTGGCTCTAATTCCAGCGATTATCATGTCCAATCCTATAGGATTTATTTGGGTTGGGATTTTTGGCAGTATTGCTTTGGCTTTATTTGTTTTTGCAATTCTAACAAACTATTTGAGATCCAACCTCCCTAAAGGACTTAAAGAAACATTTAAGGATACATATCCTCCTGTTTTTTATGATTTTATTGAGAAAAAGCAACTTACTATTCAAGAGATACGACTACTTCTCGATGCTTTAGAACAGGCTAGCCTCGATAGGGACATGTCTTTTCATAACTATTTAGGTAGATTCACTCAAAAATTAAAAATAGCATTGAATAAACATGGTATTTCAGAGTTTGTAGATAGTCTAGAACAAATCGATCTTGCTTCTTTAGACTTAGTCTTGATTCAACATTGTCCATTGTATTGGTTAAGAAAGTTTATACAATCAGCCTCAGAAATTCCTGAGAGAGACTTTATTACAGGGGCATCTTATGAAGAAATTGCTTCATATTGGTTAGGAACATCCGGATGCTGTCATAATGCTGGAACCATTTTTTCGGAAAATGTCTATCTTCTTGCTCAGACGGTATCTAAGGAGGATTACGAGAAATTTTCTTTTCATGTTCAAAATAACGATTGGAACAATGAGGAATTATCTGCAGAAAAGCAGAGAGTGGCGGAAGATTGTTTGGAACTAAAGAGAGAGCATGATGAGAATGCCGTGGTTGATGACGCAAGATTCCTTTCAGAAATGCAAAATACCCTGTTAGAAATCTGTACACATGGAATTTGTTGGGAGCAATTAAATTTGGTGCGCTGTGTGAGTCCTGATGATTGGGGGTATTTCTGTGCTCTTGATGGGAATAAACAAAGAATACGAAAATTTGCTGTCCCCTGCCTTGGAGAAGTTTCAGATGAGAAACATCATTTATATGAACCTATGATTTCTCTTACCACGTGGCAGGATATTCGTGCTCTGGGTTTGGATAAGGAAACTCTTTTGAATCAAGGAATACGTAATCCTGAGGATAGGCTGATGAATTATTTTACTAGACAAGCGCGCTATCACGGGTCCATGGATTTACTGGAACAGGAAGTTTTAGAGCGTTTGCCTAGATATACTTTAGACTTTGCTACGGGAATCAAAACGACGCTATCTTAG
- the rplM gene encoding 50S ribosomal protein L13: protein MEKRKDTKTTIAKASEAQNKSWYVIDAAGKTLGRLSSEVAKILRGKHKVTYTPHVAMGDGVIVINAEKVHLTGAKKGQKIYRYYTGYISGMREVAFENMIAKKPSYIIEHAIKGMMPKTRLGKRQLKSLRILKGDCYQEFKSQKPIVLDV from the coding sequence ATGGAAAAAAGAAAAGACACGAAAACAACCATTGCCAAAGCATCTGAAGCTCAGAACAAGTCTTGGTATGTTATCGATGCTGCAGGTAAAACCTTGGGAAGACTTTCTTCAGAGGTGGCAAAGATCTTGCGCGGTAAGCATAAGGTAACTTACACACCTCACGTAGCTATGGGTGATGGTGTTATCGTTATTAATGCAGAAAAAGTGCATTTGACCGGCGCGAAGAAAGGTCAAAAAATATATCGATATTACACAGGATATATTTCAGGAATGCGTGAAGTTGCTTTTGAAAATATGATAGCAAAAAAGCCCTCTTATATTATCGAGCATGCAATTAAAGGTATGATGCCAAAAACTCGTTTAGGCAAGCGTCAGTTAAAATCCTTAAGAATACTGAAAGGGGATTGTTATCAAGAGTTTAAGTCTCAGAAGCCGATCGTATTAGATGTTTAA
- the rpsI gene encoding 30S ribosomal protein S9: MVKNTIEESVATGRRKQAVSSVRLRPGTGKIDVNGKAFEEYFPLEIQRVTILSPLKVLGYSNDFDLVIRINGGGIQGQVIATRLGLARALLKKNVDSKQELKSHGFLTRDPRKKERKKYGHKKARKSFQFSKR, translated from the coding sequence GTGGTAAAAAATACAATAGAAGAATCAGTAGCTACCGGAAGAAGAAAACAAGCTGTATCTAGCGTTCGCCTTCGTCCTGGAACGGGCAAGATCGATGTAAATGGAAAAGCCTTTGAGGAATACTTTCCATTGGAAATTCAAAGAGTTACTATCCTCTCCCCATTAAAAGTTCTTGGCTATTCCAATGACTTTGATCTAGTGATTCGTATTAACGGTGGTGGAATCCAAGGACAGGTTATTGCGACACGCTTAGGATTGGCTAGAGCTTTATTAAAAAAGAATGTTGATTCTAAACAAGAATTAAAAAGTCACGGTTTCCTTACAAGAGATCCTAGAAAGAAAGAACGTAAGAAATACGGACACAAGAAAGCTCGTAAAAGCTTCCAATTCTCTAAACGTTAG
- a CDS encoding C40 family peptidase, translating to MKHYQLYASVSDLSSAHGDLETQLLFGERLLAGKLSYYAYSQLIRDHDFWRPYPVRNISSQSSFALLSQYILPNAIVKSFDAFLEPWHIPLPYGSPLAIDSQGKVSLPKEVKIRMKLPLDKEVPYCNVSHVRFCNEPFSIDLLLKESENFLGIPYVWGGRCLHHSLIDYGLDCSGFLNILFQAHGLSIPRNARDQFKDCDLVEYFEDLPPGGFVFLKNDQNTQISHVMLKKNPTHLIHAVQNLGKVVLFSLGVDIEFKKDKFYTLSAEGKAFFGMPKRRKIFF from the coding sequence ATGAAACATTATCAACTGTATGCATCTGTTTCGGATCTTTCATCTGCACATGGAGATTTGGAGACGCAGTTATTGTTTGGAGAGCGCTTACTTGCTGGTAAGCTCTCCTATTATGCCTACTCGCAATTAATCCGTGATCACGATTTTTGGCGCCCCTATCCAGTCAGAAATATATCCTCGCAATCATCTTTTGCTCTTCTATCTCAATATATTTTACCTAATGCAATCGTTAAGTCTTTCGATGCTTTTTTAGAACCTTGGCATATCCCCTTGCCCTACGGGTCTCCATTAGCCATAGATTCTCAAGGGAAAGTATCCCTCCCTAAAGAGGTGAAAATTAGAATGAAGCTCCCTCTGGATAAGGAAGTCCCTTATTGTAATGTGAGCCACGTGCGTTTTTGTAATGAACCGTTCTCTATAGATCTTTTGCTGAAAGAATCTGAAAATTTCTTGGGAATTCCGTATGTTTGGGGAGGACGATGTCTCCACCACTCCTTAATAGATTATGGATTAGATTGTTCTGGTTTTTTAAATATTTTATTTCAAGCACATGGATTAAGTATCCCTAGAAATGCTAGAGATCAGTTCAAAGATTGTGATCTAGTAGAGTATTTCGAAGATCTCCCTCCAGGAGGTTTTGTTTTCTTAAAAAATGATCAGAATACACAAATTTCCCACGTAATGTTAAAGAAAAACCCGACGCATTTGATTCATGCGGTTCAAAATTTAGGAAAGGTTGTTCTTTTCTCTCTAGGCGTCGATATAGAGTTTAAGAAAGACAAATTTTATACTCTGAGTGCAGAAGGAAAGGCATTTTTTGGAATGCCAAAAAGAAGAAAGATTTTCTTTTAG
- a CDS encoding adenylate kinase, with amino-acid sequence MLNNVFYIIMGPPGSGKGTQSQRLAHLLKLPHISSGELFRSAIESASPLGIKAAEYINQGCLVPDEIVWGMVQEALNQPECRSGCIIDGFPRTLDQAILLNDFFVQSHADYRVIQLDVSNEEIIRRIHSRFICPSCKYVYNQSQGFSECPTCQIKLVRRSDDTLEVIHKRLEGYEKSTAPVVDYYQELGKLTRIPSEASPDDVFQSIEACIKA; translated from the coding sequence ATGTTAAACAATGTTTTTTATATTATTATGGGGCCTCCAGGATCGGGCAAAGGCACACAATCACAGCGTCTTGCTCATCTGTTAAAGCTTCCCCACATTAGTTCAGGAGAACTATTTCGTTCTGCTATAGAGTCAGCCTCTCCTTTGGGGATCAAGGCTGCTGAGTATATCAACCAAGGTTGTCTGGTCCCTGATGAAATTGTTTGGGGTATGGTTCAAGAAGCCTTAAACCAACCCGAGTGTCGGTCTGGATGTATTATTGATGGGTTCCCAAGAACTCTAGATCAAGCCATTCTTTTGAATGATTTTTTTGTGCAATCTCACGCTGATTATCGTGTCATACAATTAGATGTGTCTAATGAAGAGATTATTCGTAGGATTCATTCTCGGTTCATATGCCCTTCTTGTAAATATGTGTATAATCAAAGTCAGGGATTTAGTGAGTGCCCTACATGTCAAATTAAATTAGTTCGTCGTTCTGACGATACTCTAGAGGTGATTCATAAGAGACTTGAGGGTTATGAGAAATCAACAGCTCCTGTAGTCGACTATTATCAAGAGCTAGGGAAATTAACACGTATCCCTTCTGAGGCATCTCCTGATGACGTTTTTCAAAGTATTGAAGCTTGCATAAAAGCTTAA
- the garD gene encoding inclusion membrane protein GarD, with protein MHQPISHLSPNNHILHFFGSITREKSAVYEISLHRHGPLEHLINGGSSQDQDINNLLIINNITAFTQTLFTQQRPVPAADLIADCSICFPRSQSSPCLDFSESPHCFLVFIHELCSLLNNIYQNTFGNVVRSVIAVCSLVRKSFLFYRKEKQIICFLNKNNNISPFQRGGYIASASALYHARKVALSLLAWKSVSLVISILAVLALIVFIVGCVFTFHSHSVFSDAFFMSPAASALGCGGLTFLLLGLLASSYENYSKKQRQAAIDSIHRSLLSLYISDNIRVSTEESDHFTSSIARSCLSHYSALLDPVTFPPHTEPEHEESLGIFDSHEIESTFLDYSREFMTSPVPPPYSERPPTYEEVMEEDRRNRQNNNQHT; from the coding sequence ATGCATCAACCGATTTCTCATCTTTCTCCTAATAACCACATCCTTCATTTTTTCGGTTCTATTACAAGAGAAAAGTCGGCTGTTTATGAAATTTCACTACATAGGCATGGCCCCTTAGAGCATCTAATAAACGGAGGCTCTTCTCAAGACCAAGATATCAATAATTTACTCATTATAAATAATATCACAGCATTTACGCAGACGCTTTTTACTCAACAAAGGCCGGTTCCCGCTGCAGATTTGATTGCGGACTGTTCTATTTGTTTTCCTCGATCTCAAAGTAGTCCCTGTTTAGACTTCTCTGAAAGTCCGCACTGTTTTCTGGTGTTCATTCATGAACTCTGTAGCTTACTTAACAACATCTATCAAAATACATTCGGTAATGTCGTAAGAAGCGTTATCGCAGTTTGTTCCTTGGTAAGGAAGAGTTTCCTTTTCTACCGCAAAGAGAAACAAATTATCTGTTTTCTTAATAAGAATAACAACATTTCACCATTTCAACGGGGTGGGTATATCGCTTCAGCATCGGCGTTATATCATGCAAGAAAAGTCGCCTTATCTTTACTTGCTTGGAAAAGCGTTTCTCTGGTTATAAGCATACTCGCCGTACTCGCATTGATAGTATTTATTGTGGGATGCGTATTTACTTTTCATTCCCATAGTGTTTTTTCTGACGCGTTTTTCATGTCTCCAGCAGCATCTGCTCTTGGATGTGGGGGGCTAACCTTCCTGTTATTAGGTTTGCTGGCATCTTCTTATGAAAATTATAGTAAAAAACAGCGCCAAGCGGCTATAGATTCTATACACCGTTCTCTACTGAGCCTTTATATTAGTGACAACATTCGTGTATCTACCGAAGAGTCAGATCATTTTACTTCCTCGATCGCTAGGAGCTGTTTGAGTCACTACAGTGCACTTTTAGACCCCGTCACTTTCCCACCACACACAGAACCAGAGCATGAAGAATCTTTAGGAATCTTCGATTCCCATGAGATTGAGAGTACCTTCCTTGATTATTCTAGAGAGTTCATGACTTCTCCTGTTCCACCCCCGTATTCAGAGCGACCACCGACATATGAAGAGGTTATGGAAGAAGATAGAAGAAATAGACAAAACAATAATCAGCATACATAA
- the garD gene encoding inclusion membrane protein GarD has translation MSVSSLNNKVGSANTEARFAILNFTDKGGLSFTSLDSRSHVHNFLTRHVEATSASINSVALSGVPLSPGVDAEAESAFAIMTASEAVLHCIEHVLWIRFLCDLCRGNTSGGSNSDSIFSSFILGILATLVLGIFGASLGSTILSSIKINSASKEIFRLKQTNREISLDVSSFQANTPEKAKAKAAALVTLEANKELASAYKNYRAAKIGYLVCAIICSIALLALAAGAILGIFFTGPLATAAISAAIIGSCAAGGSLLFISFVSFAISSIYMAKKQKSAVLHLNKATLYTMVANQISLHPEEYQRNIFSQTVAQQCLANQQAKHMPSYSELAYVQQLGSNRGQQPASSPNHTTPSAPPYPGYADAPPSYEDAIRSGQ, from the coding sequence ATGTCAGTTAGTTCCTTAAATAATAAAGTGGGGTCCGCTAATACCGAAGCCCGTTTTGCAATTTTAAATTTTACGGACAAAGGGGGATTAAGCTTCACGAGTTTAGATTCCAGGTCCCATGTTCATAATTTCTTAACACGACACGTGGAAGCAACTTCAGCGTCGATAAATAGTGTAGCTTTATCGGGAGTTCCTCTCTCTCCTGGTGTTGATGCCGAGGCGGAGTCCGCTTTTGCCATTATGACAGCTTCGGAAGCTGTACTCCATTGTATAGAACATGTACTCTGGATCCGTTTCTTATGTGACTTATGTCGAGGAAACACTAGTGGAGGCAGCAATTCAGACTCTATTTTTTCATCCTTTATTTTGGGTATCTTAGCTACTTTAGTTTTAGGAATTTTTGGTGCTTCTTTAGGATCTACTATCTTGAGCTCCATAAAAATCAATAGCGCCTCTAAGGAAATTTTTAGATTGAAACAAACGAATCGAGAGATCTCTTTAGATGTATCTTCATTCCAAGCTAACACTCCAGAAAAAGCGAAAGCAAAAGCTGCTGCTCTTGTTACCCTAGAAGCAAATAAAGAGTTAGCTTCTGCTTATAAAAACTATAGAGCTGCGAAAATTGGTTACTTAGTGTGTGCGATTATTTGCTCCATTGCGTTATTGGCCTTAGCCGCGGGAGCTATACTCGGTATTTTCTTCACAGGACCTTTAGCCACGGCTGCGATCTCTGCAGCAATTATTGGTTCTTGTGCTGCTGGGGGGAGTTTATTGTTTATAAGCTTTGTAAGTTTTGCAATCTCTTCTATTTATATGGCTAAAAAACAAAAAAGTGCTGTTTTACACTTAAATAAAGCAACACTGTACACTATGGTTGCAAATCAAATATCTCTGCATCCTGAAGAGTATCAGCGCAACATCTTTAGCCAGACTGTAGCACAACAATGTCTTGCGAATCAGCAGGCAAAACATATGCCGAGCTACTCAGAGCTCGCCTATGTACAGCAATTGGGTAGTAATAGAGGTCAGCAACCAGCATCATCCCCAAATCATACTACTCCAAGCGCTCCTCCTTATCCTGGTTATGCAGACGCTCCTCCAAGTTATGAAGACGCGATCCGTTCAGGGCAATAA
- the pgl gene encoding 6-phosphogluconolactonase: protein MATLVNFNDTNKLLLTKKTELFIDLASKDWIASANKSIKQRGAFYVALSGGRTPLEIFKSIVINKEKLSDPTKIFLFWGDERNVPYTSSESNYGQAMSILQDLRIPEEQIFRMEIENPEGAEKYQDIIERTVPDTSFDMIMLGIGQDGHTLSLFPNTEALKEKERLVVFQRVPQLDTERMTFTLPLAYRAKHIVVYVQGENKKDIVRSIFFPSDKQREAYPIELIGQEKTPLFWILAPDTYDSKDFDSISSFHKLDIL from the coding sequence ATGGCAACATTAGTTAACTTTAATGACACAAATAAACTCCTTCTTACGAAAAAAACTGAGCTATTCATTGATCTAGCAAGTAAAGATTGGATAGCAAGTGCAAATAAGTCGATAAAACAAAGAGGAGCTTTTTATGTTGCTCTTTCTGGCGGGAGAACTCCTTTAGAGATCTTCAAGTCCATCGTAATAAATAAAGAAAAACTTTCTGATCCTACAAAGATCTTTCTATTTTGGGGAGACGAAAGAAATGTTCCTTATACGTCTTCAGAAAGCAATTACGGCCAAGCAATGAGTATTCTTCAGGATTTACGTATTCCGGAAGAACAAATTTTCCGGATGGAAATCGAAAATCCTGAGGGTGCTGAGAAGTATCAAGACATTATAGAACGTACAGTCCCTGATACAAGTTTTGATATGATTATGCTCGGTATTGGTCAAGATGGACATACCTTATCGTTATTCCCGAATACAGAAGCTCTAAAAGAAAAAGAGCGCCTTGTCGTCTTTCAAAGAGTTCCTCAATTGGATACAGAAAGAATGACCTTTACGCTACCTCTTGCCTATAGGGCAAAGCATATCGTTGTCTACGTTCAGGGAGAAAACAAGAAAGATATTGTAAGAAGTATCTTTTTCCCTTCAGATAAACAGCGCGAAGCCTACCCTATAGAGCTCATTGGGCAAGAGAAAACTCCCCTATTTTGGATTCTTGCCCCTGATACTTACGACTCGAAGGACTTCGACTCGATTTCCTCATTCCACAAACTAGACATTCTCTAG